The following proteins are co-located in the Elusimicrobiota bacterium genome:
- a CDS encoding glutamine synthetase family protein, which translates to MATALFDGHANPLVRELGKAPEDFTRKDLLGVIRKRGIRSIHFRYPARDGKLKELKLPVNDLRDAEAVLAEGERVDGSSLFKGMVDAGRSDMYVLPVYRTAFLSPFAPDSLEFVCRFLDGKGEPAVFTPDNVLARADESFTRAAGGELQALGELEFYVIYPEEKELYPGRPQGAYHEAAPYSRWDGFLEEVLRLSAEICGGVKYAHSEVGYVASAEDALPEFRGMRMCQYELEFLPAPLQETAGRLLTAKWLVRRLAARHGLLVSFAPKLSLGDAGSGLHIHLSVSRKGRNVLLDAKGVLSEDARAVIGGLLRHAGSLTAFGNTCAASYLRLVPHQEAPTRVCWSAANRSALVRVPLGWRGVDNLACRVNPRQKPDYKGDMFGQTVELRSPDGSADVHLLLAGIACAVREGFTGRKDALALAARGEVTGNVYDDKAALERLDTLPGSCAESARRLARDRKAYAKDGVFPEQTLDFCARRLADEKDETLARDLGGMTPEQRREALRRVVSSSLHCM; encoded by the coding sequence ATGGCGACCGCTCTTTTCGACGGGCACGCGAATCCGCTCGTGCGCGAGCTGGGCAAGGCCCCCGAGGACTTCACCCGCAAGGACCTCCTCGGCGTCATCCGCAAGCGCGGCATCCGCTCCATCCATTTCCGCTATCCGGCCCGCGACGGCAAGCTCAAGGAGCTCAAGCTCCCGGTCAACGACCTGCGCGACGCCGAGGCCGTGCTCGCCGAGGGCGAGCGCGTCGACGGCTCGAGCCTCTTCAAGGGGATGGTGGACGCCGGCCGCAGCGACATGTACGTCCTGCCGGTCTACCGCACGGCCTTCCTCAGCCCCTTCGCCCCCGACTCCCTCGAGTTCGTCTGCCGCTTCCTCGACGGCAAGGGCGAGCCGGCCGTCTTCACCCCCGACAACGTCCTCGCGCGCGCCGACGAGTCCTTCACCCGCGCGGCGGGCGGCGAGCTCCAGGCCTTAGGCGAGCTCGAGTTCTACGTCATCTACCCCGAGGAGAAGGAGCTCTACCCCGGCCGCCCGCAGGGCGCCTACCACGAGGCCGCCCCCTACTCGCGCTGGGACGGCTTCCTCGAGGAGGTCCTGCGTCTCTCCGCCGAGATCTGCGGGGGGGTGAAGTACGCCCACTCCGAGGTGGGCTACGTCGCCTCCGCCGAGGACGCGCTCCCCGAGTTCCGCGGGATGCGGATGTGCCAGTACGAGCTCGAGTTCCTGCCCGCCCCGCTCCAGGAGACCGCCGGCCGCCTGCTCACCGCCAAGTGGCTCGTCCGCCGCCTCGCCGCCCGCCACGGGCTCCTCGTCTCCTTCGCCCCCAAGCTGAGCCTGGGCGACGCCGGCAGCGGCCTGCACATCCATCTCTCCGTCTCGCGCAAGGGCCGCAACGTGCTGCTCGACGCGAAAGGCGTCTTGAGCGAGGACGCCCGCGCCGTCATCGGCGGCCTGCTCCGCCACGCCGGCTCGCTGACCGCCTTCGGCAACACCTGCGCGGCCTCCTACCTGCGCCTGGTGCCGCACCAGGAGGCGCCGACCCGCGTCTGCTGGAGCGCCGCCAACCGCTCGGCGCTCGTGCGGGTCCCGCTCGGCTGGCGCGGGGTCGACAACCTCGCCTGCCGCGTCAACCCCCGGCAGAAGCCCGACTACAAGGGCGACATGTTCGGCCAGACCGTCGAGCTGCGCTCGCCCGACGGCTCCGCCGACGTCCATCTCCTCCTCGCGGGCATCGCCTGCGCGGTGCGCGAGGGATTTACGGGACGCAAGGACGCGCTCGCGCTCGCGGCCCGGGGCGAGGTGACCGGCAACGTCTACGACGACAAGGCCGCCCTCGAGCGCCTCGACACCCTGCCGGGCAGCTGCGCCGAGTCCGCCCGCCGCCTCGCGCGCGACCGCAAGGCCTACGCGAAGGACGGCGT
- a CDS encoding glycoside hydrolase family 75 protein, with product MKARALLLLPLLLALTGCKPEECADKKASARFDTSDPKNRPEPARFGARVETASPEALRQLEKAGKSFAVAAAPIEDMDASWRSGAVRFDGASNGTFVDALAASPTRSSPWTVRAGMAIDTDGPVSGYDPRVHQDPHRQRQTSMRYADGSSLDPTRVPYVVVPKSRKDLLGSVVVVRYNGQSALAVVGDCGPRFGEGSVALAQRLGIPSHGVSGGVGGGVTYSFQPDLRVRKPQGEGALLNALSDAGRTLQSAASAL from the coding sequence ATGAAGGCCCGGGCCCTCCTCCTCCTCCCTCTCCTCCTCGCCCTGACGGGCTGCAAGCCCGAGGAGTGCGCCGACAAGAAGGCCTCCGCCCGCTTCGACACCTCCGACCCGAAGAACCGCCCCGAGCCCGCCCGCTTCGGCGCCCGGGTCGAGACCGCCTCCCCCGAGGCGCTGCGCCAGCTCGAGAAGGCCGGGAAGTCCTTCGCCGTCGCCGCCGCCCCCATCGAGGACATGGACGCGTCCTGGCGCAGCGGCGCGGTGCGCTTCGACGGCGCCTCCAACGGGACCTTCGTCGACGCCCTCGCGGCCTCTCCGACGCGCTCCTCCCCCTGGACCGTGCGGGCGGGGATGGCCATCGACACCGACGGCCCCGTGAGCGGCTACGACCCCCGCGTCCATCAGGACCCCCATCGCCAGCGCCAGACCTCGATGCGCTACGCCGACGGCTCCTCGCTCGATCCCACGCGCGTCCCCTACGTCGTCGTCCCCAAGTCCCGCAAGGACCTGCTCGGCAGCGTCGTCGTCGTCCGCTACAACGGGCAGAGCGCGCTCGCGGTCGTGGGCGACTGCGGGCCCCGCTTCGGGGAGGGCTCGGTCGCGCTCGCCCAGCGCCTGGGCATCCCCTCGCACGGGGTCAGCGGCGGGGTGGGCGGCGGCGTGACCTACTCCTTCCAGCCGGACCTGCGCGTGCGCAAGCCCCAGGGGGAGGGCGCCCTCCTGAACGCTCTCAGCGACGCCGGCCGCACCCTGCAGTCCGCCGCTTCCGCCCTCTGA